The Erythrolamprus reginae isolate rEryReg1 chromosome 3, rEryReg1.hap1, whole genome shotgun sequence genome contains a region encoding:
- the LOC139165497 gene encoding proto-oncogene Mas-like: MRHGFQTDELYSRIGLAKVFKHTCTRRPGDSNGPQPGNTDESLDSYGRIQSEFLIPEFFSYDQLFDNVTQNLLNGFIAVICIFGLVGNGTTIYLLAFSIKRNPFTTFILNLSIADFGVSTSLVISAIFGSVFTLSHRKYVVNAFFLLFVEFFSFTYSASQFLLTAISLDRCVAVLFPLWHRCHRPPYFPTLVCSLIWILSFLLSALHFILHQTKSFGSSPVLYQLIVNGLLCTPLMVVSTVILGIHMRSKSQRNQRKLLTTILLALLFFLLLSLPLNVFYVIDHFHSPNIVLMTIGIVCATLNSSINPLLYFLVGRKKGGKGQTRASYKVALQRVFKNEKSSPEHQEATKESQL, encoded by the exons atgcggcatgggttccagacagatgagctgtattcaaggataggtctggcgaaagtttt CAAACATACCTGCACTCGTCGGCCAGGGGACTCTAATGGCCCCCAGCCTGGCAATACAGATGAGTCTTTAGattcttacggaag GATACAGAGCGAATTTCTAATACCAGAATTTTTTTCTTACGATCAGCTATTTGATAATGTAACACAAAATCTTCTCAATGGCTTCATTGccgttatttgcatttttggcctGGTGGGAAATGGAACAACCATTTACCTCCTGGCCTTTTCCATTAAGAGGAATCCGTTCACCACTTTCATCCTGAACCTCTCCATCGCTGATTTTGGGGTCAGTACATCCCTCGTAATTTCAGCCATATTTGGGTCAGTGTTTACTCTGAGCCACAGAAAATACGTCGTCAATgcctttttcttattatttgttgAGTTCTTTTCCTTCACGTATTCTGCCAGCCAGTTCCTGCTGACAGCCATCAGCCTGGACAGGTGCGTAGCTGTCCTCTTCCCACTCTGGCATCGTTGTCATCGGCCTCCATATTTCCCCACACTTGTTTGCAGCCTCATCTGGATCCTCTCCTTCCTGCTCTCTGCACTGCACTTCATTCTGCATCAAACTAAGAGCTTTGGAAGTTCACCTGTGCTTTACCAGCTTATTGTGAATGGCTTACTTTGTACACCTCTCATGGTTGTGTCTACTGTGATTCTCGGGATTCATATGAGGTCTAAGTCTCAACGCAACCAAAGGAAACTGCTCACCACCATCTTGCtggccctcctcttcttcctcctgctttcTCTCCCACTGAATGTCTTTTATGTCATCGACCATTTTCATTCTCCTAACATCGTCCTCATGACCATTGGGATAGTATGTGCCACTCTCAACAGCAGCATCAACCCACTCCTTTATTTCTTAGTGGGGAGGAAGAAGGGTGGAAAAGGTCAGACCAGAGCATCTTACAAGGTTGCTCTGCAAAGAGTTTTCAAGAATGAGAAAAGCAGCCCAGAACACCAGGAAGCCACGAAGGAAAGCCAGTTGTGA